From one Streptomyces sp. NBC_00654 genomic stretch:
- a CDS encoding pentapeptide repeat-containing protein codes for MWRVGRALTLTFVAAVLVASGVFYGLVVLLDVQQIDSTTKLDAKTLLDLVKLSFGVVAGAGALVALVVAYRRQRVDEAGAHREATRLHTERFSQAVDKLGSDSPAVRLGGVHALAGLADDAPTQDLRQTCIDVLCAYLRLPFSPDPGDLPDTFPDGASPSEEQRDTHQDKKNKYLALREVRHTILRPIGDHYRIPKGAHRSWQGCNLDLTGIVIDGGLNFVGATFSSGIVEFSGATFSSGDVSFDFVDFSNGYVVFEQAEFSGSNVSFQGGPTTGPPPIQLLAAIGTPVPSEVRLPDHWLPPGP; via the coding sequence TTGTGGAGGGTCGGCCGGGCTCTCACCCTCACGTTCGTCGCCGCGGTCCTGGTCGCGAGCGGCGTCTTCTACGGCTTGGTAGTCCTGCTGGACGTCCAGCAGATCGACAGCACCACGAAGCTCGACGCGAAGACGCTCCTCGACTTGGTGAAGCTCTCCTTCGGTGTGGTCGCCGGGGCCGGTGCGCTCGTTGCCCTGGTCGTCGCCTACCGCCGCCAGCGCGTCGACGAAGCCGGCGCCCACCGCGAAGCCACCCGGCTCCACACCGAGCGCTTCTCCCAGGCCGTCGACAAACTCGGCTCCGATTCCCCAGCCGTTCGGCTCGGTGGTGTCCACGCGCTGGCCGGCCTGGCCGACGACGCCCCCACACAAGACCTGCGCCAGACCTGCATCGACGTCCTGTGCGCCTACCTCCGCCTACCCTTCTCCCCTGATCCCGGCGACTTGCCCGATACCTTTCCCGACGGGGCTTCACCCTCCGAGGAACAACGCGATACTCATCAGGACAAGAAGAACAAGTACCTCGCACTGCGTGAGGTCCGGCATACGATCTTGCGTCCTATCGGAGACCACTACCGCATCCCCAAGGGCGCTCACCGCTCGTGGCAGGGTTGCAACCTCGACCTCACCGGGATCGTCATCGACGGTGGTCTGAACTTCGTCGGCGCGACGTTCTCCAGCGGCATCGTGGAATTCTCCGGCGCGACGTTCTCCAGCGGCGACGTGAGCTTCGATTTCGTGGACTTCTCCAACGGCTACGTGGTCTTCGAGCAGGCGGAGTTCTCCGGCAGCAACGTGAGCTTCCAGGGAGGACCAACTACTGGCCCTCCTCCGATACAGCTCCTCGCAGCAATCGGTACTCCGGTGCCATCCGAGGTTCGCCTGCCCGACCATTGGCTTCCTCCTGGTCCATAA